ACACTCACCTCTATACTACAAAAGTCGTTAACAGCCCTCAATTAAATCATTTTTAATGTTAAAACGTTAATGCGATGTGATATACACAACCCTGTGGTTGTGCTACGCTTTCCCCTTCATGGAAAAAGGAAATTCAGATTGACATCAGAATTTTAGAATATGTCTAAGATATATTTCAAGAGTCATTTCACTGCTTAACACAACGGCAGAGTAAATGATTGATAATGGCTAAATGTGAAGGGGTTTCATAAAATGAATCAAGGTGTTTTAGGTTCCTCTAACCATTTGGCAATAGTTTAATTGATTCTCTCTTCGGACATTGGGTCTACGGTACCCGAGGTCAAGATCTCGAACGGTCGAACCAATCAGTTGAAAAATTTCTTTGTGGAATTTTGGTTCCGTGGGCTTATCCCACTTCCGGACCCCTACTCACATGGGCTTCAACCCAGTCTTACCTGTCGCTAGCATTGGCGACCCGAAGTTTATGCTTGTCCCAAGAACATGTTGTATGAGAGCGAATTTCATTTACTTTGCCATACGAAAGGCCTTTCACAGTCGCTACCGCTAAACGGTTGCAATGATGGTTACAGGGAGCGACCTCCTTTCTCTATTGCTGGATAGAGGAAGAATAACATTTCTACACAGAACAAGTAACGGAAGAGCAAAAGAATAACATCTCTTATTATTTCTCTGATTCTAGAACAAACTCATTGAAATCAAACCTAGCACAGAATCCAAATAATGGATACAACCCAGTACGCTCAAGGGAATAGTTGTATTAGTAGGTTAAACAGCTTACTGACTAAAAAACTGTGCTATCATCTTGCAGTAATTCATGTAAGTCGATATTTTATACGACAGACCCATCAGAAAATACCCATTTTACAGCAAGTGACCCGCTTGATATCACAAAATTGTACAAGCATATTAATCATAAAGCATGAATACACCCCTGCACCTAGATGCATGGACGAAATGGTACTTCTGTCATACAATCAATGAAAATTGCATTGTTGCAgtaaaggaagagaaaaatcaACATACTTTTCCCAGAGAGGTTTGTACTTCTCAATACCAATCTTCAACCATGGTTTTGAGTTCCCATTGAAATGCAAAACAGCCCCTTTTTCTATCAACTGAGGATTAACGTTTGTATAGCCCAGTCCCAACACATGCCATGAGGGGTCCAATGGTTCTGTCAACCCGTGGAAAGTCAATAGTCCCGGTGGCAGAGTCCCAAGTTTCCACAATGTCCGGTCTACATTCCTTTCCTGCCAATGATGGTATATGCCCGTTACATTTATTTTCCTCCACTCAACCAAATCAAAAACATTCATTCCAAATGCCCAACCACATGCATCAGGATCAAAATGTTCTCGTATAAGAGGGTGGGAGTAATTGAGGTACTTATGATATCTATGGAATGTTTCCATGCAGGTTTCCACTGCTCCATTGACATTGccattcaaatcaatggaaaataGACCAGAAAGGTCCCTCTGAacaacaacatcatcatcaagaaATACCACCTTCTTTAACGCAGGAAACACTTCAGGAATGTAAAACCTCAAGTGATTAAGCATCGACAGATATTTAGGGTTTCGGAATTTGATTGGAGTCCGATTGCCATCATTATTTCCAGAAAAGTAATAACTCTGAGTTTCAGAGTCTTGGAGTTGCTTAAGAACTGGCACATAGGAAGCATTCAGCCATTTGAAGTCCTCGAACTTTTGAACATCAATAGTCACTCCTTGAAACTCGTTCATGGAAAACCAGGCCTTCATTGCTTCATAGTTTATTTCATCAGTCACAAGATGAAAAACAACCCTCACAGGATTTTTGGAATTCAACGCTGTTGAATTGACTACAACTGAAGTTGCAAGGATGTTGTCTGAGAAAACACAGAAATGATAGAGACTGTTATCTTTAAGCTTTGTGCTGATTTGCTTTCTTTCATTGAGTTTTCTCTGTAGAGTGAGGTTTCCAAACCATTTAGATGTTAACCGAACACCAAGGCAGTATAGACTTTTTGGGACTTCTTCA
This genomic stretch from Tripterygium wilfordii isolate XIE 37 chromosome 22, ASM1340144v1, whole genome shotgun sequence harbors:
- the LOC119990690 gene encoding probable galacturonosyltransferase 10; translation: MRRRPADFRRPVRRRFPNVIWWALLGIAVLLFIVILSKDGQIESRPAIAKRSYKHDRIIEGLNITDEMLSANSVTRQISDQISLAKAFVVIAKESNNLHFAWELSAQIHNSQVLLSSAATRRTPLMTSESETVIRDMALLLYQAQQFHYDSATIIMRLKAKIQALEEQMGSVTEKSSKYGQIAAEEVPKSLYCLGVRLTSKWFGNLTLQRKLNERKQISTKLKDNSLYHFCVFSDNILATSVVVNSTALNSKNPVRVVFHLVTDEINYEAMKAWFSMNEFQGVTIDVQKFEDFKWLNASYVPVLKQLQDSETQSYYFSGNNDGNRTPIKFRNPKYLSMLNHLRFYIPEVFPALKKVVFLDDDVVVQRDLSGLFSIDLNGNVNGAVETCMETFHRYHKYLNYSHPLIREHFDPDACGWAFGMNVFDLVEWRKINVTGIYHHWQERNVDRTLWKLGTLPPGLLTFHGLTEPLDPSWHVLGLGYTNVNPQLIEKGAVLHFNGNSKPWLKIGIEKYKPLWEKYVDFSLPLLQQCNFH